One genomic region from Nocardia vinacea encodes:
- a CDS encoding biotin/lipoyl-binding carrier protein, giving the protein MAEEVLSELVSVVQQVVVAEGDEVHEGDTLVILESMKMEIPVLAESGGTVTSIGVKEGDAIKAGHLIAVIS; this is encoded by the coding sequence ATGGCGGAGGAAGTGCTCTCGGAGCTGGTATCGGTCGTGCAGCAGGTTGTCGTTGCCGAGGGTGACGAGGTACACGAGGGCGACACCCTGGTGATCCTCGAGTCGATGAAAATGGAGATCCCGGTGCTCGCCGAGAGCGGTGGCACGGTGACCTCGATCGGCGTCAAAGAGGGCGATGCGATCAAGGCCGGGCACCTAATCGCCGTCATCTCTTAA